The Magnolia sinica isolate HGM2019 chromosome 9, MsV1, whole genome shotgun sequence sequence TCGGTTGAATGATATCGGGATATTCAAGATACGGAATTATACGTCAGAACACACGtgcggcatgtcgtggatgaagagtgatcaccggcaagcaagcagtaagttagcatgTGATCTGGTTGTTAGCCGCATTGAGCAACGGTTAGgtttgaggccacgtgatattatcttcgctgtgcaagagaaatataatattcttatcagttataggaaggcatggaaagctaaggagcttgcaattaaacaggtgatggggtcttacgaagactcttacaatcaactccccctgtatttgcatgagttgaggatggtcaACCCAGGGACGGTGACTGCCGTGCTCGTTAACCAAGAGACTTGGAGGTTTGAGAGGTGTTTTGTAGCGCTCGGACAATGCGTTCGAAGTTTTCAGAATTCTATGCGGAGGGTATTAGCCATTGatgggacacacttaaagggtaaatacaagggtgttctattcattgccacggccttagatggggacaatcgtATATTTCCAATTgcgtttggcatcggggaatcggagaacagcatgagttggaattggttccttacctacctCAACGATGCGTTAGGGTATCTGGAGGGTCTTGTGATTATTTCCGATCgacataaaggtttaatgaaagaggttccccaagtaTTCCCACATGCAATTCATGGGTATTGTGCGTACCATATTtatagaaacttggtggacacctttaaaGACAAGTCGTTGGAGATATACTACTGGCGGGTGAAGACATGTGGGAGGGCtgaatttgaaaaattaatgcatgatattgaaatggccaaccccccagtacatgcatggctgacagaaatTAGCTACGAAAGATGGGCATCGTCTCACTTTACAggtaaaagattcaacttggtcaccACAAATATATCTGAGTGTGTTAACGCCCTCTTCAAAGAAGCGCGGGAATACCCTGTTACCAAATTGATAGAGGCTGTAAGATGTAAGATACAAGAATTATtttacaagagaagagaatctgtAGCCTCATTTGTCGGTTCgttgacaccatgggcggagCAACAGTTGAAGGATCTTATACAGAAGGCGCGAGATGTTCGCTGTCATCCgatttctcgagatgagtaccACGTCGTGAGAaattataatgatacagtcaagctcAGCTCGCTTTCATGTACACGTCGTGAGTTTGACATGAAGGGATACCCTTGTTTGCATGCCCTGTCCTCATGTATAAATTacaatcttcctcattactcGTACTGCTCCCCATTCTACACAGTGCAAAATTACTTGAGCACATATAATGAATTGGTGTACCCAGTACGTGATATGAGCGAATGGGAGATTACCGATGGCTTCAAGGAGTACTGTGCGAAAATTAAACCCCCGGGACAGAAAAGGCCATCTGGAAGACCAAAAAAGTTAAGAATTCCCTCACGTGGAGAAGAATCAAAAACATTAAAGTGCGGTCGATGCAAACAATCCGGACATAATCGTCGGACGTGCAAGTTTCCCATACCTGATgtgtagcatactttgtaatttatttagtgttttGTATGATATATGTTGTAATATATTTTCTCTCATGCAATAATGTTTtggttgtcttgctcaatttctaagtaaCCTCGCTCATTTTCAGTTTGTCGTACTAAATTTCTTAtgctgcctcacttaatttcttatGTTGTAATATATTGGCACTGATATGATAGGCTGAGTATTTGACACAAGCATAAGGAGCCCTGTTCAAATCTATTGTGTAAAACGAAGTTGCCAGGAGCACCGGAGCATTAAACTAAGGCTGGACAATTACACGATGATACAAAGATGACAATGGAACAAAGGAAATTAAGAGGAATGtcagaaaacaaaaaaattgagtggaaaagaaaagaaacacaaaagaaaaggtaCATTTGGTTAAGAAAGTCAAGTGAAGCCAACATATGTGGGAAAAtggcaaaagaaaatttcaatCAACCACATGACAGTACCGAGGAAAAGTTACAAAAGATTAAGGCATGATAATTTGAGATATAAATGACCCGTAAAGCAGCTACTTTCTTTGGTAGAATCTACACctatataagaaaaaataaaagtgtAACAAGAAAAAGGATGAATTGGTGGATATGGGAAGCATACCAGGACAATCACATTACTGCACTGCCTGTTACCCATTGACTACAACTCAGCACCGCAACCTAGTTGTTGTTAGTACCTCACTGGTTTCAAATGGCTGATTTGAATTTAGAAGTATACCCAGGGCAATTTGACAGTGAGCAAGTTGCAACTTccacaatttccagtttggcccgctcaattaccagtttgttccactcaatttttaaattggcccactgaaattcattcaatgtcccgctcaatttccagtttatcccactcaatttccagtttggccagcttaatttcaagtttggtcctctaaatttccaatttggcccgctgaaattctagtttgtcccgctcatttccacgtttgcccgcttaattttcaatttggccagctcaattttggccccctcaatttccagtttggcttgcttaattttcagtttggcccactcaatttccaatttggccaactcaatttcctgtttgtctcgctcaatttccagtttgtcccactcatttccatgtttgcccgctaaatttccaatttgtcccgctcaaatgaATATTCCAAGGACTACTAGTTGAGCACTAAAATAAATCCCCAACTAAAAGGAGTAATATGCATATGAAAGAATCTATTTCTTACAAGGGAAAATAAACCATGCATACATAAAGAAAACATAGCAACTTCAAGTTTCCCGATCAGTTATGGTAACAGACCCACTGGCTTGTCTTCCAATACGACCTGTCTCAACCACTATCTGCAATAATGAATAGGCTTCGCGTTTACATGCTTGGAATGCTCATCTGATAGTGATATGGACCAGCAGTAACGATTGAGGAATTTTAGGAATTATATACTTTCATGATTTTCCAGCAACAAAAAACATAAGATTAGCTTACCAGAAATAGATTAAGGTTTCCAGAAAGTCAATCAAGTTTCATGGCAATTGCCACAAGATATCTAGCTCTAGACTCTTTTGATTAGTGCTTTTTGCAATTTTCAGATATCTTGAGGAAATAAAACTAACTTTTTATAGGAATCCATGATAAAGAGATTGAGCACCCCACTTTTCAAGATATCATGAGGAAATAAAACCAACTTTACTTAGGTGTATTTTATGTAAATTACATATCTTGTTTGATAAACACAGTAGGGTTGGACATCTAACCCCACTAGTCTCTCCTTTCCTTCAAAGCTTTTCTACTTACACAGAAAATAGGAGCTTTTAATGAACATCcaatcccactcaatttccagtttggcccactcatttcctcgtttgccccgctcaatatccagtTTGAACCGCTCgtttcctagtttggcccgctcaatatccagtttgtcccgctcaatttccaatttggcccgctcattttcttgtttggcccgctcatttttcagtttgtcctgctcaattttcagtttggcccgctcattttcgagtttatcctgcttaatttccaatctggccagctcaatttccagtttggcccgctcaattcccggtcaattcgcttcacttcacggtcatttccatgcatttcacggtcatttccggcgattccgtgttgattcacgatcatttccatgcatttcatggtgaattcccttcacttcatggtcatttccacgcatttcacggtcaattcgctccacttcacagtcatttccatgcatttcacggtcaattcgctccacttcatagtcatttccatgcatttcgcggtcaatcccgtcgattccgtgttgattcacggccatttcaatgcacttcacggtcatttcccttcacttcacggtcatttccatgcatttcacggtcaattcccttcacttcaccatcatttccatgcatttttttctaaacaaacaaactgaagtataggactactccattacaagttgtATTttctatcaagcaatttatttgggagagggaaatccagcatatcttgttagcttgaggggaggcattggaatttcctttgccttcaacacagatgatctgcactcaattataattaatttataagaaacttatatattaatcgagtTTGTGTtaggtcaggcaacccaagacctcaatccgagctcaacccaagttttatcaggttggtgtttgtatggcccaaccccaagaccaaactcgatacatcctgcccaagcccaacccaatgttgggtcggccacaggttggtcgggttgagcccgcccaacttctagCCCTATAATCATATACGGTatgttaagtaactaattttggtttagaatatattcttgttatatgaataaagaaagaaattttaaaaaaaagtgataatttttttttttttgcatatgcttatatatacatatttatataaatgttatCTCAGCATCCTCTACCAAAACCCCAATCAGCTCAAGGCAACAAGGATTATGTACAATAGCTAAGATCTGCACATCTTTCTATTGGTCAGAAAGGAATGAAGACTAATCGAGCAAAAACAATGTATTttaaattcgcttcacttcacggtcattccaggcaatttccgtgttgattcacgatcatttccagtttgtcccgctcattttccagtttgtcccgctcattttctagtttggcccgcttattttcaagttaggccagtttggcccgcttaatgtttagttcgctcaatttctagtttggcccgctcattttccagtttggcctgcttaatttccagtttggcccgctcaattcctgctaaattcgcttcacttcacggtcattcccggcaattccgtgttgattcacgatcatttccatgcatttcacggtcaatcccggcaattccgtgttgattcacggtcatttccatacacttcacggtcatttccatgcatttcatcatttcacggtcaatttccttcacttcaccctcatttcacggtcatttcccttcactaattttggtttagaatgtattcttgctatatgaataaagaaagaaatgagacaaAGTATAAccgtaaattttttttaatatgcttatatatatacacatatttatataaaatacgtgttagagaaaaattgtaggtagaataaaattttacatgtcaaAACAGGAATacgactatagctacggttataatccgtagccatagattcggCGATCAATCGCGAATCCTGCGATTCCGCCCCAACTCgctgtcccattcggggatcaatcgtagatcccgcgattccaccgcctAACCCGGCTCGGCCCCGCCTCCTCGGGTGCTGCCCTCCTCTTTCTCATGAGGGAAATGATCAACGAAGAGGAGAAGAATGAGGCGATAGCTCCAAGAAGGGTCATTTTCTTACAAACTCAAAGGTGAATGATGCAAGGGTTGAAGCTTGGATAGAGGGATTCCACCGCGATTTGACGATTTGGGGACTTGAGGATTTCGAAGTCGGTAGGATTTGGGGATTGGAAGATTTCGAAAGtagtaggatttggggatttaaagATTTCAGAATTTTTATAGGAGTTGGGGATGTGAGGATTTCAAAATttgtagggtttagggattcgaaatGAAAAGAGGGTGAAAGAAGAAGATACGATGGATGTTGAAGTGGGAATGATGTAAGGGATAATGAGATGAAAGGTGAAATGGATGAAGGCCTGGGGATTCCGATTTGAGAGGGTTGAGGGAAGCAAAGAGGGTGAGAGTAGTGAGGAAAAGGAGAGATTTGAGTGAGTGAGTGAAGTAGTGAGACGCCTCACTCACGTACTGACTTAAATGGGGGGTGGCCTGATCGGCGATTAATTGCGGATCCCGCGATTCCGCCCCCACTCCCTGTCCCATTCGGGGATTAATCGCGGATCCCACGATTCCGCCCCCACTCCCTGTCCCACTCGGGGATCAATCCCGGATCCCGCGATTCCGCCCCCACTCcctgtcccattcggggatcaatcCCGGATCCCGCGATTCCGCCCCCACTCcctgtcccattcggggatcaatcCCGGATCCGGCGATTCCGCCCCAAATCGCTGCCTCGATCAGCGATCaatcgcggtgggccccactttggtgaCCATGGGGGGAAataggattgtgtactgagttactcagtgcgcttttatcgtactgagtaaactcagttgggcctaagtatgaatgtatgtgggttatccacgccgtccatccgtttttcaagataatttcagTGCTTGAGTCTAAAATAAAAGtattcccaaagctcaagtggaccacactataagaaacaatgggactaatgacttccactgttgaaaccttgctagggccgacagtgatttttatttgtcatccaacctattcataagaatACTTTAATTGGAGCCTTCAATTGCAATATCATGGGTTCCTGCATAAATATCTGCTCTGCGGCATAACAAAGTTCACCCATTTCGTATGAGTCCATAAAGAAGTTTCTATTCGTTGGAGCTTTCCAGTTGGGAGGCCTAAGCAACATAGATATAATCTGCAAAAAAGTGAATCGTAATAAACAGACTGCCCCTTGCTTAAGAGAGCCTTAAAATTAGATATATTCCTGATCATGCTTGCCTTCTTGTGCAGGTCCTGAGGAGACTTCTGTCTAGTGAATAACATTTTGTTAGGGTATGCCTGATTAAAAACCTAGATGGAACCATTCGTCTGCTTTCAATCTCGAACTGATCCAATGAAAGTTGCCTCACCAGCCAACCCAAGCTACCAGCAGCCTCTTTAGCAACCACCACATGTAGCATCGTGATTGCAGCTTTGTTAACATGAAAAGGATGGAAGTAACTAAGAAACAAGCAAAATAGTGTATGATCCATGCTTCACAGACATTGTGTGAAatgccatccacaccacacatggATGTGGTTGGGAGTGTTGATCTAGTGACTATTATATGGACAGGCAATAAGACAGAAATCATAGTGATTGGCAACTCTGGACAATTGTTGTAGGTTTTGCTCATTGAATGTTGCTTGTTTGAGCTAGCAATCCCCTTTTTAGGCCACTGATTGTATGGCTAGCACAGTTCGATTGATTTGCTTTTCAAGATACACAACACTCACATGGTTAAGCTTTGACTGGTTAAACTTGGAACTTGCCATAGTTGGAGTTCTATCGAAACTGAAGATGGGAGAATTAACTTCAGACTGAAGAGGTGAATTTTCTGCGATTAGAAGATCATCAAGCAGTACATCTGCAAAAATAGCATAACAGCATTGGACAGTAACTCAAGAAGAATGGTTAATATACAAATTTTCTAGACCAACGTCATtcaaaatgagtgggccaaactgaaaattgagcaggacaaactggaaaatcgagccggccaaactaggaaatgagcgggccaaactggaaattcagtgagacaaactgcaaattaagtggggcaaactagcctaactggaaaatgagcgggacaaactggaaaatgagcgggccaaacaggaaaatgagcgggacaaactagaaaatgagcgggcaaacatggaaatgagcgggacaaactggaaattgagggggccaaacatggaaatgagcgggccaatctagaaattgagcgggccaaactggaaattcagcgagccaaactgcaaattaagcggggcaaactagcctaactggaaaatgagcgggacaaactggaaaatgagcgggacaaactgtaaaatgagcgggacaaactggaaattgagcgggcaaacatggaaatgagcgggacaaactggaaattgagcgggccaaacatggaaatgagcgggccaatctagaaattgagcgggccaaactggaaattcagcgagccaaactggaaattaagcgggccaaactagcctaactggaaaatgagcgggacaaactggaaaatgagcgggacaaactagaaaatgagcgggccaaacaggaaaatgagcgagccaaattggaaattgagcaggacaaactggaaattgagcaggggaaacatgaaatcagcggggcaaaccagaaaatcattatgcccaccttttcctgtggtatgatccacttgatattttgatatgcttcaatttggggctcaaccccttaattagatagaaaaacagatcgacggcgttgatatactacatgaaacggattgactactccccctaccaccagctaatggctggtgttcggtgctctgtgggccccatcatgatgtatgtgtttcaaccatgctgtccgtctttttttatatatcgttttatgatattatacaaaaaaatgtggtatatcctgatctcaattggaccacattataggaaacaatgtttaatgaacatcgaccaataaaaaccttttggtggccataaaagtattggatcaagctgatctttgtttttagccttcatctgggtctttatgatgtaataaacagattggatttcagataaacagtacaattggcctcaggaggatttaaatgatggatatccaatcactattgttttcctgtattgtggtacatctaagatttatatccctcataTTTTTAGGAAAAAGCCCTGAAATGACAATAGGGAAGGATGAAGATTTCCTACTAAGCAATTAGCAACATAGCCATTAGAATGTTGTCTATGTAATGAAGGACTTGGTCCCATGGTTGGCTAGTGGTAGACTCAGGACATGATTTAAGGtctaatttgaggcccacatatccaaccaaattccattgattggactTGGTCCCACATATCCAAGTAGCCTTATTGTTTGGTTTATGCAAAAAACCATAGAGTATGGGAGGGTTTCATACAACCATACACATATCCAAGCCCATGCGGTTGTACATAGAAGAAGTAGCTGAGTGGGTTTTTAGAGTCATTAAGTTGGgacctcttattaaattttctttccttcatgatggatggattaagtcgagttcgactcgtgtcgaggtgggccaagctcggcttgactcgtccatgctgagtcaagtcgagttcgagtcgagtcgagttgcaatacactatggtcgaactcggcttgaactcaactttacTCGCCTCGAGTTGGCCTTTCAATCCGAGCTGTCTTAGGTTTGATGTTAATTTTGTAGGAGCTGTATATTGTTGTGAATGAtgtctttacttcacagtcattaccatgcatttcacggtcaattacggcGATGTCGTATCTTTTCATGGTAATTTTCATgcattgttcaggtctgttcatggctctagaggtggatggcccgctcaattttcagtttgtcccgctcatttccatgtttgcccgctcaatttccagtttatcccgctcaattttcagtttatcccgctcaattttcagtttgtcccgctcattttctatgtttgcccgctcaattttcagtttatcccgctcaattttcagtttgtcccgctcatttccatgtttgcccgctcaattttcagtttgtgaaTTTCTTAGTTGcgtcgctcattttctagtttgtcccactcattttccgGTTAGGCCAGTTTCGGTCCCATTTCGATTTGGCCGCTCATTTcatttggcctgctcaattccaatttgtcccgctcaattcccggtttggctcgctcaattttcagcttgtcGCTCGATTTCGATTTGTCTGCTCAATTTCAGTTTATCCGCTCAAATTCGATTTGGCCGCTCAATTTCTGTTTGACCGTGAATTTCAGTTtgtccgctcatttccatgtttgccgctCAATTTTCGTTTGTCCCCTCAATTTCGGTTTGGCCGCTTAATTTccggtttgtcccgctcattcgcccgctcaattttcagcttggcccgatcaatttctagtttgtcccacccaAC is a genomic window containing:
- the LOC131254894 gene encoding uncharacterized protein LOC131254894, which gives rise to MAPPLTTTADLPSSSTTRAVCVSDTLLSDLAKSRNFITRQVPVPFDDAAFTNAALLKYTDSLGEPIDIAVGQTFKDKSRCQYVLSQFAIRNKFQYKVLYSNSSRFSVVCFEDKCNWRVDASKRFNLVTTNISECVNALFKEAREYPVTKLIEAVRCKIQELFYKRRESVASFVGSLTPWAEQQLKDLIQKARDVRCHPISRDEYHVVRNYNDTVKLSSLSCTRREFDMKGYPCLHALSSCINYNLPHYSYCSPFYTVQNYLSTYNELVYPVRDMSEWEITDGFKEYCAKIKPPGQKRPSGRPKKLRIPSRGEESKTLKCGRCKQSGHNRRTCKFPIPDV